In Ancalomicrobiaceae bacterium S20, the following proteins share a genomic window:
- a CDS encoding Hpt domain-containing protein: protein MGTLASTAVEAVAPVDLAHLAAATFGDVALEREVLVLFLSQSAELIGRIAGVPDGQGRSELAHRLKGAAAGIGARAVAEAADRVEAGGDPGALCRLAEAVAEAQAFIHARLDQAR from the coding sequence GTGGGCACGCTCGCGTCGACCGCGGTCGAGGCGGTGGCGCCGGTCGATCTCGCCCATCTGGCTGCGGCGACCTTCGGCGACGTCGCGCTCGAACGCGAGGTGCTGGTGCTGTTTTTGTCGCAGTCGGCCGAACTGATCGGCCGGATCGCGGGCGTGCCGGACGGGCAGGGTCGCTCCGAGCTGGCGCACCGGCTGAAGGGCGCGGCGGCGGGCATCGGCGCGCGCGCCGTCGCCGAGGCCGCCGACCGGGTCGAGGCCGGCGGCGACCCCGGTGCGCTCTGCCGCCTCGCCGAAGCAGTCGCCGAGGCGCAGGCTTTCATCCATGCCCGCCTCGACCAGGCTCGCTGA
- a CDS encoding 2Fe-2S iron-sulfur cluster-binding protein produces the protein MPKITYITFDGAEHVVDAEVGSTVMENAVRHAIAGIEAECGGACACATCHVYVDEAWMPKVGAPEPMEEDMLDFAYEVRPTSRLSCQIKVKPELDGLIVRVPERQA, from the coding sequence ATGCCCAAGATCACCTACATCACCTTCGACGGCGCCGAGCACGTGGTCGACGCGGAGGTCGGTTCGACCGTGATGGAAAACGCCGTCCGCCATGCGATCGCGGGCATCGAGGCCGAGTGTGGCGGCGCCTGCGCCTGCGCGACCTGCCATGTCTATGTCGACGAGGCCTGGATGCCGAAGGTCGGCGCGCCGGAGCCGATGGAAGAGGACATGCTCGACTTCGCCTACGAGGTGCGGCCGACCTCGCGGCTGTCCTGCCAGATCAAGGTCAAGCCGGAGCTCGACGGCCTGATCGTGCGCGTTCCCGAGCGCCAGGCCTGA